One Streptomyces sp. NBC_00102 DNA segment encodes these proteins:
- a CDS encoding FAD-dependent monooxygenase, whose amino-acid sequence MTTDVLIVGAGPTGLTLACDLARRGVGVRIIDKSAAPPRSSRAKGPNLRSLEVLASLGVAEEVLASGSLPLPMRKYRDHVPVADFDPYADPAPLPATAFDWPRLIAQWRLEEILRDRLAKDGVQVELGTELTGLDQHATGATATLADGGTVTARYVVGCDGAHSPVRKLLGIPFTGETQADQVMVCGDVEIDEDALDRGIWHQWFDTTGAVMLCPIPGTRAGWWFQAGPERDAAGVPQPPTEEGFRRLLTRHTGLPGEVLRRATLLSTYRVNVRMADRFREGRVLLAGDSAHVHSIAGGMGMNTGIQDAFNLGWKLAHVLTGLAAPALLDTYEEERLPVAAWTLDFTSERLAETMAAIRRPGGGLDSATAREASGLSTGYRWSSLAAGAPEAGPRAGDRAPDAPCRSAATGAPVRLHHLFAEPHPVLLGFGPESEPVLREAAETYGDAVRVHRVYGPDEVPDEVPDEAPGAGPAGVVDHEGRARAAYESGGTGTVVVVRPDHHLGLVAPAAEPARVLGYLALLCGGAEAAAPRG is encoded by the coding sequence ATGACCACCGACGTACTGATCGTGGGCGCCGGCCCCACCGGCCTGACCCTGGCGTGCGACCTCGCGCGCCGGGGCGTCGGCGTACGGATCATCGACAAGTCCGCCGCCCCTCCGCGCAGCTCACGGGCGAAGGGGCCGAACCTGCGGTCGTTGGAGGTACTGGCGAGCCTCGGAGTGGCCGAGGAGGTGCTGGCGTCCGGGTCGCTGCCGCTGCCCATGCGCAAGTACCGCGACCACGTTCCGGTCGCCGACTTCGACCCGTACGCCGACCCCGCCCCGCTCCCCGCCACCGCCTTCGACTGGCCCCGGCTGATCGCCCAGTGGCGGCTGGAGGAGATCCTCCGCGACCGGCTGGCGAAGGACGGCGTGCAGGTCGAGCTGGGCACCGAGCTGACCGGCCTCGACCAGCACGCCACGGGCGCGACCGCGACCCTGGCCGACGGCGGGACGGTCACCGCCCGGTACGTGGTGGGCTGCGACGGGGCGCACAGCCCGGTGCGCAAGCTGCTCGGCATTCCCTTCACCGGCGAGACACAGGCCGACCAGGTGATGGTCTGCGGCGACGTCGAGATCGACGAGGACGCGCTCGACCGGGGCATCTGGCACCAGTGGTTCGACACCACCGGGGCCGTGATGCTCTGCCCGATCCCCGGCACCCGGGCGGGCTGGTGGTTCCAGGCGGGACCCGAGCGGGACGCGGCGGGGGTGCCGCAGCCGCCGACCGAGGAGGGCTTCCGCCGCCTCCTCACCCGGCACACCGGGCTCCCCGGCGAGGTGCTCCGCCGCGCGACCCTGCTCTCCACCTACCGCGTGAACGTCCGCATGGCCGACCGCTTCCGGGAGGGCCGGGTACTGCTCGCCGGGGACTCGGCGCACGTCCACTCGATCGCGGGCGGGATGGGCATGAACACCGGCATCCAGGACGCCTTCAATCTCGGCTGGAAGCTCGCCCACGTGCTGACCGGCCTCGCGGCCCCGGCCCTGCTCGACACGTACGAGGAGGAGCGGCTGCCCGTCGCCGCCTGGACCCTGGACTTCACCTCGGAGCGGCTCGCGGAGACGATGGCCGCGATCCGCCGCCCCGGCGGCGGGCTGGACTCGGCAACCGCCCGGGAGGCGAGCGGGCTGTCCACCGGCTACCGGTGGAGTTCGCTCGCCGCCGGAGCCCCGGAAGCCGGGCCCCGCGCCGGGGACCGGGCGCCGGACGCACCGTGCCGGTCGGCGGCGACCGGGGCGCCGGTCCGGCTGCACCACCTCTTCGCCGAGCCGCACCCGGTCCTCCTCGGCTTCGGCCCGGAGAGCGAGCCGGTCCTCCGCGAGGCGGCGGAGACCTACGGCGACGCCGTCCGCGTCCACCGGGTGTACGGCCCGGACGAGGTGCCGGACGAGGTGCCGGACGAGGCCCCGGGCGCCGGCCCGGCCGGTGTGGTCGACCACGAGGGCCGTGCCCGCGCCGCGTACGAGTCCGGCGGCACCGGCACCGTGGTGGTGGTCCGTCCCGACCACCACCTCGGGCTCGTCGCCCCGGCGGCGGAGCCGGCCCGGGTGCTGGGGTACCTGGCGCTGCTCTGCGGCGGGGCGGAGGCGGCCGCACCCCGGGGGTGA
- a CDS encoding helix-turn-helix domain-containing protein has product MTVRTETPGELVAAAAREADVNRAMCPSRVVLEHVTSRWGVLVLASLLERPYRFSELRRTIENVSEKMLAQTLRTLERDGFVHRDAQPVIPPRVDYSLTPLGREAARRVWELARWSEHQVDAVEAARAEYDAREA; this is encoded by the coding sequence ATGACGGTACGTACGGAGACCCCGGGTGAGCTCGTGGCCGCGGCGGCGCGCGAAGCGGACGTGAACCGCGCGATGTGCCCCTCCCGCGTGGTGCTGGAACACGTCACCAGCCGCTGGGGCGTGCTGGTGCTCGCGTCCCTGCTGGAACGCCCGTACCGCTTCAGCGAACTGCGCCGCACGATCGAGAACGTCAGCGAGAAGATGCTGGCCCAGACCTTGCGGACGCTGGAGCGCGACGGATTCGTGCACCGGGACGCCCAGCCCGTCATCCCGCCCCGGGTGGACTACTCCCTCACCCCGCTCGGCCGCGAGGCCGCCCGGCGGGTGTGGGAGCTGGCCCGCTGGTCCGAGCACCAGGTGGACGCCGTCGAGGCGGCACGGGCGGAGTACGACGCGCGCGAGGCGTGA
- a CDS encoding Cof-type HAD-IIB family hydrolase, producing the protein MHSSPAPAYTRVAHTLVATDLDGTLLLPDDSVSPRTHAALRRAASAGARHMIVTGRAVPGIRALLAELDYRGPVVCGQGTQVYDADSARMLHSVPLDRELADMALGKIEAEAGPVFAAVDQDGPAGLTLIEPGYRMPHPTLPAQRVGRRDDLWAEPVIKVMVRHPELTDDELAALGRAAVGDLATVTMAGPGTVELAPYGVHKGTGLAVAAELLDLDPADAIAFGDMPNDLPMFGLVGHGVAMGNAHAELKAAADEVTLAHTEDGIAVVLERLFD; encoded by the coding sequence ATGCATTCGTCACCCGCGCCCGCGTACACCCGGGTCGCGCACACCCTCGTCGCCACGGACCTGGACGGCACCCTGCTGCTGCCCGACGACTCCGTGAGCCCCCGCACGCACGCCGCCCTCCGGCGCGCGGCCTCGGCCGGCGCCCGGCACATGATCGTCACCGGCCGGGCGGTGCCGGGCATACGCGCCCTCCTCGCGGAGCTGGACTACCGCGGCCCGGTCGTCTGCGGGCAGGGCACCCAGGTGTACGACGCCGACTCGGCCCGGATGCTCCACTCGGTCCCCCTGGACCGGGAGCTGGCCGACATGGCGCTGGGCAAGATCGAGGCGGAGGCGGGCCCGGTCTTCGCCGCCGTCGACCAGGACGGCCCGGCGGGTCTGACCCTGATCGAGCCCGGCTACCGGATGCCGCACCCGACACTCCCCGCCCAGCGGGTCGGGCGCCGTGACGACCTCTGGGCGGAACCCGTCATCAAGGTGATGGTGCGCCACCCGGAGCTGACCGACGACGAGCTCGCCGCTCTCGGCCGTGCCGCCGTCGGCGATCTGGCGACGGTCACCATGGCCGGCCCCGGCACGGTCGAACTCGCCCCCTACGGCGTGCACAAGGGCACCGGACTCGCGGTGGCGGCGGAGCTCCTGGACCTGGACCCGGCGGACGCCATCGCCTTCGGCGACATGCCCAACGACCTGCCCATGTTCGGACTGGTCGGGCACGGGGTGGCGATGGGCAACGCCCATGCCGAGCTGAAGGCCGCCGCCGACGAGGTCACCCTGGCGCACACCGAGGACGGCATAGCGGTGGTACTGGAGCGCCTCTTCGACTGA
- a CDS encoding 2-oxoacid:ferredoxin oxidoreductase subunit beta has product MPDTRTLLDLVPKADTPQTMKDFKSDQEVRWCPGCGDYAVLAAVQGFMPELALAKENIVFVSGIGCSSRFPYYMNTYGMHSIHGRAPSIATGLATSRRDLSVWVVTGDGDALSIGGNHLIHALRRNVNLKILLFNNRIYGLTKGQYSPTSELGKVTKSTPMGSLDAPFNPVSLALGAEASFVARTVDSDRKHLTSVLRAAADHPGTALVEIYQNCNIFNDGAFEALKDKERAQEAVIRLEHGQPILFGADGSKGVVRDPATGDLQVVAVTDDNRSRILVHDAHATSPTTAFALSRLADPDTLHHTPIGVLRSVRRPVYDTLMSEQLDTALEQQGKGDLAALLTGKDTWTVVG; this is encoded by the coding sequence ATGCCTGACACCCGCACCCTCCTCGACCTGGTGCCCAAGGCCGACACCCCCCAGACCATGAAGGACTTCAAGTCCGACCAGGAAGTCCGCTGGTGCCCCGGCTGCGGCGACTACGCCGTCCTCGCCGCTGTCCAGGGCTTCATGCCCGAACTCGCCCTCGCCAAAGAGAACATCGTCTTCGTCTCCGGCATCGGCTGCTCCTCCCGCTTCCCGTACTACATGAACACCTACGGGATGCACTCCATCCACGGTCGCGCCCCCTCCATCGCCACCGGCCTCGCCACCTCCCGCCGCGACCTCTCCGTCTGGGTCGTCACCGGCGACGGCGACGCCCTCTCCATCGGCGGCAACCACCTCATCCACGCCCTGCGCCGCAACGTCAACCTCAAGATCCTGCTCTTCAACAACCGGATCTACGGACTGACCAAGGGTCAGTACTCGCCCACCTCCGAACTCGGCAAGGTCACCAAGTCGACCCCCATGGGCTCCCTCGACGCACCCTTCAACCCGGTGTCCCTGGCGCTCGGTGCGGAGGCCTCCTTCGTGGCCCGGACGGTGGACTCCGACCGCAAGCACCTCACCAGCGTGCTGCGGGCGGCGGCCGACCACCCCGGCACGGCCCTCGTCGAGATCTACCAGAACTGCAACATCTTCAACGACGGCGCCTTCGAGGCCCTCAAGGACAAGGAACGCGCCCAGGAAGCGGTCATCCGTCTCGAACACGGACAGCCCATCCTCTTCGGCGCCGACGGCAGCAAGGGCGTCGTCCGCGACCCGGCCACCGGCGACCTCCAGGTCGTCGCCGTCACCGACGACAACCGCTCACGGATCCTGGTCCACGACGCCCACGCCACCTCACCCACCACCGCGTTCGCGCTCTCCCGCCTCGCCGACCCCGACACCCTCCACCACACCCCCATCGGCGTACTGCGCAGCGTCCGACGCCCCGTCTACGACACCCTCATGTCCGAACAACTCGACACCGCCCTCGAACAACAGGGCAAGGGCGACCTCGCCGCCCTCCTCACCGGCAAGGACACCTGGACCGTCGTCGGCTGA
- a CDS encoding TetR/AcrR family transcriptional regulator, with product MSGLPSSVRRSERSRRAILAAALELCTERGYGRVTVEAIAARAGVSKKTIYRWWPAKSGILMEIFTDVLSDAAPFADTGDIEADLRRHIGLAVRLLGTPPYGPAYAGILSELHHDADLARDLAERVVDPRVDLAVALLARAQERGQIPADADPRLMVELLYGPVYYRHVLRKPPQDEATIAALVAVVLRGPGAVAGVEAGEGAGVEVGAGLA from the coding sequence ATGAGCGGATTGCCGAGTTCTGTGCGACGCAGCGAACGGTCCCGACGCGCGATCCTGGCGGCGGCGCTGGAGCTCTGCACCGAGAGGGGCTACGGGCGGGTGACGGTGGAGGCCATCGCCGCCCGGGCCGGTGTCAGCAAGAAGACGATCTACCGGTGGTGGCCGGCGAAGAGCGGCATCCTCATGGAGATCTTCACCGACGTCCTGTCCGACGCGGCCCCGTTCGCCGACACCGGTGACATCGAGGCCGATCTGCGACGACACATCGGACTGGCGGTACGGCTTCTCGGCACACCCCCGTACGGACCGGCGTACGCGGGCATACTCTCCGAGCTCCACCACGACGCGGACCTCGCGCGGGACCTCGCCGAGCGGGTCGTCGACCCGCGGGTCGATCTGGCGGTCGCCCTGCTCGCCCGGGCCCAGGAGCGCGGCCAGATCCCGGCGGACGCCGATCCGCGGCTGATGGTGGAGCTGCTCTACGGCCCGGTCTACTACCGCCACGTCCTGCGCAAGCCGCCCCAGGACGAGGCGACGATCGCCGCGCTGGTCGCCGTGGTGCTGCGGGGTCCGGGCGCGGTGGCAGGCGTCGAGGCGGGCGAGGGGGCGGGCGTCGAGGTGGGCGCGGGCCTCGCCTGA
- a CDS encoding SDR family oxidoreductase — MSIVVTGATGQLGRLVVEQLLDTVPADGIAAVVRDEAKAAPLAALGVELRVADYDRPETLKTVFHAGDRVLLISGSEVGKRVAQHTAVIDAAKEAGVAQLAYTGVLGGPAADFLLADEHKATEQLILDSGLPYTFLRNGWYTENYTANLAPVLAHGAVVGNAGEGRIALASRADFAAAAAAVLTGEGHLNAAYELSGDTAWSLAEYAAEVSRATGKEITYNEVPAAVHQEILVGAGLPAGFAEILVDVDEAIGRGLLAGTSGDLARLIGRPTTPLAVTLAEAVAAA; from the coding sequence ATGAGCATCGTCGTCACCGGAGCCACCGGACAGCTCGGACGCCTGGTCGTGGAGCAGCTGCTCGACACCGTCCCGGCCGACGGGATCGCCGCGGTCGTACGCGACGAGGCGAAGGCCGCCCCGCTCGCCGCGCTCGGTGTCGAGCTGCGGGTCGCCGACTACGACCGGCCCGAGACGCTCAAGACGGTCTTCCACGCCGGCGACCGGGTGCTGCTGATCTCCGGCAGCGAGGTCGGCAAGCGCGTGGCGCAGCACACCGCGGTGATCGACGCGGCGAAGGAGGCGGGGGTCGCGCAGCTGGCGTACACCGGCGTGCTGGGCGGACCCGCGGCCGACTTCCTGCTGGCCGACGAGCACAAGGCGACCGAGCAGCTGATCCTGGACTCAGGTCTTCCGTACACCTTCCTGCGCAACGGCTGGTACACCGAGAACTACACCGCCAACCTCGCGCCGGTCCTGGCGCACGGCGCGGTGGTGGGCAACGCGGGCGAGGGCCGTATCGCCCTGGCGTCCCGGGCCGACTTCGCCGCCGCCGCTGCCGCCGTACTGACCGGCGAGGGCCACCTGAACGCCGCGTACGAGCTGAGCGGGGACACCGCCTGGTCGCTGGCGGAGTACGCGGCCGAGGTCTCCCGGGCCACCGGCAAGGAGATCACCTACAACGAGGTGCCGGCGGCCGTGCACCAGGAGATCCTGGTCGGCGCCGGGCTGCCCGCGGGCTTCGCGGAGATCCTGGTCGACGTGGACGAGGCGATCGGGCGCGGCCTGCTCGCCGGCACCAGCGGCGACCTGGCCCGGCTCATCGGCCGCCCCACCACCCCGCTCGCCGTGACGCTCGCCGAAGCCGTCGCCGCGGCCTGA
- the rarD gene encoding EamA family transporter RarD: MEGKDEQRAGLLHGIGAYGMWGLVPLFWPLLKPSGAAEILAHRMVWSLAVVGVALFVLKRWAWIGELVRQPHKLALITVAAAVITVNWGLYIWAVNSGHVVEASLGYFINPLVTIAMGVLLLGERLRPAQWIAVATGLAAVLVLAIGYGRPPWISLALAFSFATYGLAKKKVNMGGLESLAAETAILFVPALGFLIWLGARGETTFTAGGGAGHGLLLASTGLVTAIPLIAFGAAAIRVPLSTLGLLQYLAPVFQFALGVAYFHEEMPPERWAGFALVWVALTLLTWDALRTARNGRAEALRLAASAASAGAAGAAVPPATAIGTSITAATGTPSEN, translated from the coding sequence GTGGAGGGGAAGGACGAGCAGCGGGCAGGGCTGCTCCACGGAATCGGCGCGTACGGGATGTGGGGTCTCGTCCCCCTCTTCTGGCCGCTGCTGAAGCCGTCCGGGGCGGCCGAGATCCTGGCCCACCGGATGGTCTGGTCGCTGGCCGTGGTCGGCGTCGCCCTGTTCGTACTGAAGCGCTGGGCGTGGATCGGCGAGCTGGTCCGCCAGCCGCACAAGCTCGCCCTGATCACCGTCGCCGCGGCCGTGATCACGGTCAACTGGGGCCTGTACATCTGGGCCGTGAACAGCGGACACGTGGTCGAGGCGTCCCTCGGCTACTTCATCAACCCGCTCGTCACCATAGCCATGGGCGTGCTGCTCCTCGGCGAACGCCTGCGGCCCGCCCAGTGGATCGCGGTGGCGACCGGACTGGCCGCCGTGCTCGTTCTCGCCATCGGGTACGGCCGCCCGCCATGGATCTCGCTGGCACTGGCCTTCTCGTTCGCGACGTACGGCCTGGCGAAGAAGAAGGTCAACATGGGCGGCCTGGAGTCGCTGGCCGCCGAGACCGCGATCCTCTTCGTGCCCGCCCTCGGCTTCCTGATCTGGCTCGGCGCGCGCGGAGAGACCACCTTCACCGCCGGCGGGGGCGCCGGACACGGACTGCTGCTCGCGTCGACCGGCCTGGTGACGGCGATCCCGCTGATCGCCTTCGGGGCGGCGGCGATCCGGGTGCCGCTGTCGACGCTGGGCCTCCTGCAGTACCTGGCGCCGGTCTTCCAGTTCGCCCTGGGGGTGGCGTACTTCCACGAGGAGATGCCGCCGGAGCGCTGGGCCGGGTTCGCGCTGGTGTGGGTGGCGCTGACACTGCTGACCTGGGACGCGCTGCGCACGGCGCGCAACGGCCGGGCGGAGGCGCTCCGGCTCGCCGCCTCGGCTGCCTCGGCCGGGGCGGCCGGGGCGGCGGTTCCGCCGGCCACCGCGATCGGTACGAGCATCACGGCCGCCACCGGGACCCCCTCCGAAAATTAG